In a single window of the Hoyosella subflava DQS3-9A1 genome:
- a CDS encoding alcohol dehydrogenase catalytic domain-containing protein encodes MKAVTWQGRRDVSVDTVPDPAIQESTDVIIEVTTTAICGSDLHLYEVLVPFMHSGDILGHEPMGKVVEVGSSVKQLSVGDRVVIPFQISCGTCFMCARGLQTQCETTQVREYDNGAALFGYSELYGRVPGGQAQYLRVPYADGTTIKVPEGPDDQRFVYLSDVLPTAWQAVEYAALEPGASVAVLGLGPIGDMAARIASHRGFRVIGIDRVPERRRRVSARGIETLALEDHPKIGDAVRELTKGRGTDAVIDAVGMEAHGSPVAAQLHRAVALLPKPAGKQAMLRSGVDKLAALYSAIDIVRRGGTISLAGVYGGVMDPLPMMTLFDKQIQIRMGQANVQRWAPEILPLLNDDDVLGVEGFASHTLPIDDAPRAYEMFQKKRDCAVKILLKP; translated from the coding sequence ATGAAAGCTGTGACGTGGCAGGGCCGACGGGACGTGTCCGTCGATACGGTTCCAGATCCCGCGATTCAGGAAAGCACTGACGTCATCATCGAGGTCACGACAACGGCGATATGCGGGTCGGATCTGCACCTGTATGAAGTGCTGGTGCCGTTTATGCATTCGGGGGATATCCTTGGGCACGAGCCGATGGGAAAGGTGGTCGAGGTCGGTTCGAGTGTCAAGCAACTTTCCGTGGGTGACCGCGTCGTCATTCCGTTCCAAATTTCGTGCGGAACCTGTTTTATGTGCGCGCGTGGTCTTCAAACACAGTGCGAAACCACCCAGGTGCGTGAGTACGACAACGGTGCAGCGCTATTCGGTTACTCGGAACTGTACGGCCGGGTCCCCGGCGGCCAAGCCCAGTACTTGCGAGTCCCCTATGCAGACGGAACAACGATCAAGGTTCCCGAGGGACCTGACGATCAACGGTTCGTCTACTTGTCCGACGTGTTGCCCACGGCGTGGCAGGCGGTGGAGTACGCCGCGCTGGAGCCGGGGGCAAGCGTCGCAGTCCTGGGGCTCGGACCTATTGGTGACATGGCCGCGCGCATCGCCTCGCATCGAGGGTTCAGAGTGATCGGCATTGACCGTGTACCCGAGCGTCGGCGTCGCGTCAGCGCGCGCGGGATTGAGACACTCGCACTTGAAGATCACCCAAAAATCGGTGATGCGGTACGGGAATTGACAAAAGGACGCGGGACCGATGCCGTCATCGACGCGGTGGGGATGGAAGCGCACGGATCGCCTGTGGCGGCACAACTGCATCGGGCTGTTGCGCTGCTCCCGAAACCGGCCGGAAAACAGGCGATGTTGCGCTCCGGTGTCGATAAGCTCGCGGCTCTCTACAGTGCAATAGACATCGTTCGCCGTGGCGGCACTATCTCACTCGCCGGTGTTTACGGCGGCGTCATGGACCCATTGCCGATGATGACGTTATTCGATAAGCAGATTCAGATTCGCATGGGTCAAGCGAACGTCCAGCGGTGGGCACCCGAGATTCTTCCCCTCCTCAACGACGATGACGTCCTTGGGGTGGAGGGTTTCGCTTCACATACGCTGCCCATTGACGATGCTCCGCGAGCGTACGAGATGTTTCAGAAAAAGCGCGATTGTGCGGTAAAGATACTTCTCAAGCCCTGA
- a CDS encoding HAD family hydrolase — translation MHPAVLFDIDGTLVDSNYLHVHAWQRAFLEVGIPVDSWRIHRSIGMDGSTLVSTLSDGASDDVASTIKELHTRYYHELTPLLRAFDGAREILEKVESLGMQTVLATSAPEDELAQLRSVLDREDVISAVTSSEDVSTAKPEPRIVQIALERAGVSPKRAVFVGDTVWDVEACNRAGLNCVGVLTGGVSRAELEDAGAIAVYTSVSELCANFSSSPLAHLK, via the coding sequence ATGCATCCAGCAGTTCTCTTCGATATTGACGGCACCTTGGTTGACTCGAACTACCTTCACGTTCATGCGTGGCAGCGCGCATTCTTAGAGGTGGGCATTCCGGTAGATAGCTGGCGGATTCATCGCTCGATTGGGATGGATGGATCGACGCTTGTCAGCACCCTCAGCGATGGCGCAAGCGACGACGTCGCGAGCACTATCAAAGAACTTCACACGCGTTACTACCATGAACTCACACCACTGCTGCGGGCTTTTGATGGGGCACGCGAGATTCTCGAGAAGGTGGAGTCACTCGGCATGCAGACAGTGCTTGCGACGTCTGCACCAGAAGACGAACTCGCGCAACTTCGCAGTGTCCTGGACCGGGAGGACGTCATTTCTGCTGTCACGTCGTCGGAAGACGTCTCGACCGCGAAGCCTGAACCACGAATTGTTCAGATCGCCCTCGAACGCGCGGGGGTCTCGCCCAAGCGTGCGGTGTTCGTGGGCGACACAGTTTGGGACGTGGAGGCATGCAATCGTGCTGGGCTCAACTGCGTGGGCGTTCTGACTGGCGGGGTATCGCGAGCAGAACTCGAAGATGCCGGAGCAATCGCGGTCTACACAAGTGTCAGCGAACTCTGTGCGAACTTCTCATCAAGTCCACTGGCTCACCTGAAATGA
- a CDS encoding SRPBCC family protein encodes MGTVNKSIDVNVPLNVAYNQWTQFEQYPQFMEHVERVEQLDETNLRWHVRFGPISREFAAVVDEQHPDQRVAWHSTEGPTHAGVITFHRIDDDQTRVTAQIDIDPEGVAENIGDALNIVDTQVKGDMKRFKEFIESRGVATGEWRGDIDPPQP; translated from the coding sequence ATGGGCACAGTAAACAAGTCGATCGACGTAAACGTACCCCTCAATGTCGCGTACAACCAATGGACGCAATTCGAGCAGTATCCGCAGTTCATGGAGCACGTAGAACGCGTCGAACAACTTGACGAAACGAACCTGCGGTGGCATGTCCGCTTCGGGCCGATCTCCCGTGAATTCGCCGCTGTGGTCGACGAACAGCATCCGGATCAGCGGGTCGCATGGCATTCAACGGAGGGGCCGACTCATGCCGGAGTGATTACCTTCCACCGGATCGATGATGATCAAACTCGGGTGACGGCTCAGATTGATATCGATCCGGAAGGCGTCGCAGAGAATATCGGTGATGCGCTGAACATCGTCGATACGCAGGTAAAAGGCGATATGAAGCGCTTCAAGGAGTTTATCGAATCCCGCGGCGTCGCCACTGGTGAGTGGCGTGGAGACATCGACCCGCCGCAGCCGTAA
- a CDS encoding catalase has translation MERRDSKDRSLDAARTNDDNSWLTTQQGVRVEHTDDSLKAGVRGPTLLEDFHAREKITHFDHERIPERVVHARGAGAYGYFKAYDTRLRDYTAAEFLTEPKLTTPVFVRFSTVAGSRGSADTVRDVRGFATKFYTKQGNYDLVANNMPVFFIQDGVKFPDFVHAVKPEPASEIPQAQSAHDTFWDFVWLHPESLHMVMWLMSDRALPRSYRMMQGFGVHTFRLVDFEGNGTFVKFHWRPILGSHSLEWAECQRIAGADPDYNRRDLWDAIEAGQFPEFELGVQLISELREHDFDFDLLDPTKIVPEEQVPVQPVGRMVLNRNPQNFFAETEQVAFHTANVVPGIDFTNDPLLQARNFSYLDTQLIRLGGPNFSQLPINRPVVEVHTNQRDGYGQHTIHTHPTSYTKNSLGNGCPMSMTQQEPPLDVYRHYTQRVEGEVIRRRSESFNDHYSQARLFWNSMKEVEQQHIRDAFCFELSKVSSKYVRQRVTEQIAHVDPGLAMGVARKVGVPEPEDFGAALHNDASSALSQVYPVAGFDDAPPSIESRRIAALVCDGVDDTGIRKLASALSAEGALLDLIGPAEGAIRGESGHSVDVSVGLSSTASVLYDAVIVPGGDIAALIETNGSAKHFLLEAFKHHKAVAAFGAGVEVLRRNGLTDAETSPVLVADEEGVIVTSHSGQELPDEFIRSFIDAVALHRIWNRETSHITA, from the coding sequence ATGGAGCGCCGTGACAGCAAAGACCGCAGTCTCGACGCCGCGAGAACCAACGACGACAACTCATGGCTCACAACGCAGCAAGGGGTTCGGGTCGAGCACACGGACGATTCGCTCAAGGCTGGGGTTCGCGGACCGACGCTGCTGGAAGACTTCCACGCGCGCGAGAAGATCACCCACTTCGACCACGAACGAATTCCTGAACGAGTCGTCCATGCCCGCGGCGCAGGTGCCTATGGCTATTTCAAGGCCTACGACACTCGGTTGCGCGACTATACGGCCGCCGAGTTCCTGACCGAGCCGAAGCTGACTACGCCGGTTTTCGTGCGGTTTTCCACCGTTGCAGGTTCACGCGGCTCCGCGGACACCGTGCGCGATGTTCGCGGCTTCGCCACGAAGTTTTACACGAAGCAGGGCAACTACGACCTCGTCGCCAACAACATGCCGGTGTTCTTTATCCAAGATGGCGTCAAGTTCCCCGACTTCGTCCACGCCGTCAAACCAGAACCCGCAAGCGAAATCCCCCAGGCCCAGTCCGCGCACGACACTTTCTGGGACTTCGTGTGGCTCCACCCAGAATCGCTGCACATGGTCATGTGGCTGATGTCGGACCGTGCGCTCCCCCGCAGTTACCGGATGATGCAGGGCTTCGGTGTGCACACCTTCCGCCTGGTTGATTTCGAGGGGAACGGCACGTTCGTCAAGTTCCACTGGCGGCCCATCCTGGGTTCGCACTCCCTCGAGTGGGCGGAGTGCCAGCGCATCGCAGGCGCTGACCCTGACTACAACCGCCGCGACCTCTGGGACGCGATCGAAGCAGGGCAGTTTCCTGAGTTCGAACTCGGCGTCCAACTCATCAGTGAATTGCGCGAACACGACTTCGATTTCGATCTACTCGACCCCACCAAAATCGTCCCGGAGGAACAGGTTCCGGTACAGCCTGTCGGGCGAATGGTCCTGAACCGCAATCCACAGAACTTCTTCGCCGAAACGGAACAGGTCGCCTTCCATACCGCCAACGTAGTCCCGGGTATTGACTTCACCAACGATCCGCTCCTGCAGGCACGCAATTTCAGCTACCTGGACACGCAACTGATCCGCTTAGGCGGACCGAACTTCTCCCAGCTGCCGATAAACCGGCCGGTCGTCGAGGTGCATACAAACCAGCGAGACGGCTACGGGCAGCACACGATTCACACACATCCCACGAGTTACACCAAAAACAGCCTCGGGAACGGATGCCCGATGTCCATGACCCAACAGGAGCCACCCCTCGACGTCTACCGCCACTACACACAGAGGGTGGAAGGCGAAGTGATCCGCCGCCGGTCAGAGAGCTTCAATGACCATTACAGCCAGGCGCGACTGTTCTGGAACAGCATGAAGGAGGTCGAGCAACAGCACATTCGTGACGCTTTCTGCTTCGAACTCTCGAAAGTGTCGTCAAAGTACGTGCGGCAGAGAGTCACTGAACAGATCGCGCATGTCGACCCGGGCCTCGCTATGGGAGTCGCGCGAAAAGTCGGCGTACCAGAGCCTGAAGACTTCGGGGCGGCCCTCCACAACGACGCATCGTCGGCCCTCAGCCAGGTCTATCCGGTAGCGGGGTTCGACGACGCACCCCCATCGATTGAGTCGCGCCGAATCGCTGCTCTGGTCTGCGACGGCGTCGATGACACGGGTATTCGAAAACTTGCTAGCGCACTCTCAGCCGAAGGGGCGCTACTCGACCTGATTGGACCAGCCGAGGGCGCCATCCGCGGCGAGAGTGGGCATTCCGTCGACGTATCGGTGGGACTGTCGTCTACAGCGTCGGTGCTGTACGACGCAGTCATCGTTCCGGGCGGTGACATCGCCGCCCTCATTGAAACCAACGGGTCGGCCAAGCATTTTTTGCTCGAAGCATTCAAACACCACAAAGCGGTCGCCGCGTTTGGCGCCGGTGTAGAGGTGCTGCGGCGGAACGGTCTCACTGATGCCGAAACCAGCCCTGTGCTGGTGGCCGATGAGGAAGGAGTTATTGTCACGAGCCATTCTGGGCAAGAACTGCCCGACGAATTCATCCGCAGTTTCATCGATGCAGTTGCACTGCATCGCATCTGGAACCGCGAGACAAGCCACATCACCGCGTAA
- a CDS encoding SDR family oxidoreductase has translation MDEPMIEYPGHTREMPSRPSDEMRDYVGRDVLSGQKALVTGGDSGIGRAVAVAFAKEGADVAIGYLSEHEDAQRTVELIEKEGRRAFSYALDLADAGACRSLVADAAKDLGGLSILVNNAAYQMPVEEFEDISDEQWRHTFAVNIDSFFYVTKAALQHLPSGGAIINTSSINGLRGNKQLIDYSATKGAILALTYSLAQSLMERGIRVNCVAPGPVWTPLIPATFPEDAVKDFGEQAPYKRAAQPDEIAPSYVFFAANQLSSYYSGEVLAPIGGETLPG, from the coding sequence ATGGATGAACCAATGATCGAATACCCGGGCCACACCCGGGAAATGCCGTCCCGCCCCAGCGATGAGATGCGAGACTACGTTGGCCGGGACGTGCTTTCGGGCCAGAAAGCGCTCGTGACGGGTGGCGACTCGGGTATTGGCCGCGCGGTGGCAGTCGCCTTTGCGAAGGAAGGTGCGGACGTCGCGATCGGCTATCTCTCAGAACATGAGGACGCTCAGCGCACCGTCGAACTCATCGAGAAAGAGGGTCGTCGAGCGTTTAGCTATGCACTTGACCTAGCGGATGCAGGCGCATGCCGAAGCCTCGTCGCCGACGCGGCCAAGGACCTTGGCGGCCTGTCAATACTCGTCAACAACGCGGCATACCAGATGCCCGTTGAGGAATTCGAAGACATCAGCGATGAGCAGTGGCGTCACACCTTCGCCGTCAACATCGATTCGTTTTTTTACGTCACGAAGGCTGCGCTGCAGCATCTTCCCAGCGGCGGCGCGATTATCAATACGTCGTCGATCAACGGCTTACGCGGGAATAAGCAGCTGATTGACTACTCCGCCACGAAGGGCGCTATTCTCGCGCTGACGTACTCACTGGCTCAGTCGCTGATGGAACGAGGCATCAGGGTCAATTGTGTCGCGCCGGGGCCCGTCTGGACACCGCTCATTCCGGCGACCTTCCCGGAAGATGCGGTCAAGGACTTTGGCGAGCAGGCTCCCTACAAGCGGGCTGCGCAGCCCGATGAGATCGCCCCGTCGTACGTCTTCTTCGCGGCGAACCAGTTGTCGTCCTACTACTCGGGTGAGGTCCTCGCGCCGATCGGCGGCGAGACGCTGCCAGGTTAA
- a CDS encoding DUF4383 domain-containing protein produces the protein MGGNKQFQSDLSSQRVRKLFAFSVGVAFIVVGILGFIPGVTTGTDEMTWAGPHTDTYLFGIFAVSILHNVIHVGFGVLGIVMAMRALGARIYLIGGGLGYIALTLYGLVIDHSSDANFLPINHAINWLHLGLGLGMVLLGSVPLRTPKKK, from the coding sequence ATGGGTGGCAACAAACAATTCCAGAGTGATCTTTCGTCGCAGCGTGTCCGCAAGCTCTTCGCGTTTTCAGTGGGTGTCGCCTTCATCGTGGTAGGCATTCTGGGATTCATTCCAGGCGTCACCACTGGCACCGACGAGATGACATGGGCGGGGCCCCACACCGACACGTACTTGTTCGGCATTTTCGCGGTGTCGATCCTGCACAACGTGATTCACGTTGGTTTCGGTGTCCTGGGCATTGTGATGGCGATGAGGGCGCTAGGCGCGCGTATCTATCTCATCGGTGGTGGGCTCGGCTATATCGCGCTGACGCTGTACGGGCTTGTGATCGATCACAGCAGCGATGCGAACTTTCTGCCGATCAACCACGCCATCAACTGGCTGCACCTTGGTCTCGGCCTGGGCATGGTGCTGCTCGGGTCTGTTCCGTTGCGGACACCGAAGAAAAAATAG
- a CDS encoding LacI family DNA-binding transcriptional regulator, producing MRPRATSVDVAREAGVSRATVSYVLNDAPGQSIPEETRQRVLIAARKLGYSPSAAARTLRRGRSDVVLFVLPEWPIGPVIGTLISTLTAELAAHRLTLLTYQKLPGSTPFRELWTAIAPAAIIVCEALSDAELETIRTAGIEVLTALAPDPAVQGSLAVAQELFGWRQVQHLTERGHVRLAYAYPADERLESFAAPRLRGARRACSELGLTAPVVATIEDDNAAHVISQWRALDEPVTALCGYNDEIAFALLDGARRNGLRVPADLAVIGVDDIPVARYANPPLTTVATGVEVQSRAIAASVLGILADRPARSPLPHQNDIVRVIERDST from the coding sequence GTGCGTCCACGGGCAACGAGCGTCGATGTAGCGCGGGAGGCTGGTGTCTCGCGGGCAACCGTCAGTTACGTCCTCAATGACGCGCCTGGGCAGTCCATCCCAGAGGAAACGCGTCAGCGGGTCTTGATAGCGGCTAGGAAGCTCGGTTACTCACCCTCCGCGGCGGCTCGCACTCTGCGCAGGGGCCGCAGTGACGTTGTCTTGTTCGTGCTTCCAGAGTGGCCAATCGGGCCGGTGATCGGAACTCTCATCAGCACGCTGACCGCGGAACTCGCCGCGCACCGACTGACGCTGCTGACCTATCAGAAGCTTCCGGGCAGCACGCCGTTCCGGGAATTGTGGACCGCGATAGCCCCCGCAGCGATCATCGTCTGTGAAGCGCTCAGCGACGCCGAACTGGAAACGATCAGGACGGCTGGCATCGAGGTCCTCACCGCGCTTGCCCCTGACCCCGCTGTGCAAGGGAGCCTAGCGGTCGCTCAGGAGTTATTCGGCTGGCGACAGGTTCAGCACCTCACGGAGCGCGGCCACGTCCGGCTCGCATACGCCTACCCCGCCGACGAGCGCCTCGAAAGTTTCGCTGCGCCGCGACTGCGCGGCGCTCGCCGCGCCTGTTCCGAGCTTGGCCTGACAGCGCCTGTCGTCGCGACCATCGAGGACGACAACGCGGCGCACGTCATCTCTCAGTGGCGAGCTCTCGATGAGCCGGTCACAGCGCTGTGTGGTTACAACGACGAGATCGCGTTTGCGCTTCTCGACGGCGCGCGACGAAACGGGCTGAGAGTCCCTGCCGATCTGGCAGTCATTGGGGTGGACGACATCCCGGTCGCGCGTTACGCGAACCCGCCCCTGACGACAGTAGCGACTGGCGTCGAGGTGCAAAGTCGTGCGATCGCGGCGTCCGTGCTCGGCATCCTCGCCGACCGACCGGCCCGCAGTCCTCTACCTCACCAAAACGACATCGTCAGAGTGATCGAACGAGATTCGACGTAG
- a CDS encoding beta-glucosidase family protein, with product MSFTADTDVAGIADIGQELRLRLQKLTLESKVRLLTGADFWSLHPEPTIGLRRLVVSDGPAGVRGESLDERNPSANVPSPTALAATWDVASLQTIGRLLASECRRKGVDVLLAPTVNLHRTPYGGRHFECYSEDPYLTAQIGAAYVRGVQSGGVGATVKHFVANDSETERFTYDAEIGQRALRELYLAPFETIVCDAKAWAVMAAYNSVAGKTMTESPMLREILKGEWGFDGLVMSDWFAGRSLDAAEEGLLDLVMPGPHGPWGDALVAAVRNGSVPESAVDEKALRILRVAARVGALEGIAPVAQAQALDEAAITSTLRTTASAGMVLLRNAEGALPLADSELRAVAVIGPNAATARTLGGGSATVAPPYVVSPLDGIRNALDADVRIEHRSGGAVTSRVPTASIEQLAAPDGTRNAVEVRFMDRDNHLLATEVRHATHLMWHDTAAGAPLTDVDSIEFTAIFEAEESGTYHIGGSGIGRFVLELDGVQALSEMVSLPPGADMVEVLARPPQAFATMDLTAGQRVSLRLRVELAAGDFSFGDDELPMMPVIQINAGRVTDADAEIEAAVEAARNADAAIVVVGTTDEVESEGFDRTSLSLPGRQDELVRRVAEVNPLTVVVVNAGAPVLLPWADDVAAVLLAWFPGQEAGNAIADVLFGAVEPGGRLPVSWPASEDGHPSFMPENGVLRYSEGLYIGYRGYEKHSRSPQYPFGFGLGYTEWSYDEMSVEKGSARIRVRNAGSRAGREVVQVYASRPDGQVERPARWLVGFAVVDAAAGETKEFAVQLAPRAFEHWDTDAGRWSVEPGTFVLHAGRSVADLRLRADLSVFLP from the coding sequence ATGTCTTTCACGGCTGACACTGACGTAGCGGGGATTGCCGACATTGGACAAGAACTGCGGCTGCGGCTGCAGAAACTGACGCTCGAAAGCAAAGTACGGCTGCTCACCGGCGCGGACTTCTGGTCGTTGCATCCAGAGCCGACGATCGGTCTGCGGCGCCTAGTTGTTTCCGACGGGCCAGCCGGGGTGCGTGGCGAATCCCTCGATGAGCGCAATCCGTCGGCCAACGTGCCGTCTCCCACCGCGCTCGCAGCAACTTGGGACGTCGCAAGTCTGCAAACGATCGGCCGGCTCCTTGCGTCCGAGTGTCGTCGGAAAGGCGTCGACGTACTGCTTGCTCCGACCGTCAACCTCCACCGAACTCCATACGGCGGGCGGCACTTTGAGTGCTACAGCGAAGACCCTTATCTCACGGCGCAGATCGGTGCCGCGTATGTACGCGGTGTTCAGTCCGGGGGGGTCGGTGCGACGGTCAAGCACTTCGTTGCCAACGATTCCGAGACCGAACGTTTCACGTACGACGCGGAGATCGGGCAGCGGGCTCTTCGTGAGCTCTATCTCGCCCCCTTTGAGACGATTGTTTGTGACGCCAAGGCATGGGCGGTCATGGCTGCCTACAACAGTGTCGCAGGGAAGACGATGACTGAATCCCCGATGCTGCGCGAGATCCTCAAGGGCGAATGGGGTTTTGACGGTCTCGTTATGTCTGACTGGTTCGCGGGACGATCACTCGATGCTGCCGAAGAGGGTCTGCTCGACCTCGTTATGCCCGGACCTCATGGGCCGTGGGGTGACGCTCTCGTTGCGGCTGTCCGAAACGGATCCGTGCCTGAATCAGCAGTTGATGAGAAGGCACTGCGCATCCTGCGGGTCGCCGCCAGAGTCGGTGCGCTCGAAGGAATTGCGCCCGTGGCCCAGGCGCAGGCTCTCGATGAGGCGGCCATCACGAGCACACTCCGGACGACCGCGTCTGCGGGCATGGTGCTGCTCCGGAATGCGGAGGGCGCCCTGCCGCTAGCGGATTCCGAATTGAGGGCAGTTGCGGTAATCGGACCGAATGCCGCCACTGCGCGCACCCTCGGCGGAGGCAGCGCGACCGTGGCGCCGCCCTACGTCGTTTCACCGCTCGACGGCATCCGCAATGCGCTAGATGCTGATGTGCGCATCGAGCACCGGTCGGGCGGGGCAGTGACCTCTCGCGTGCCCACCGCCAGTATCGAGCAACTCGCGGCTCCGGACGGTACGCGGAACGCGGTGGAGGTCCGGTTCATGGACCGGGACAACCATCTGCTTGCAACGGAGGTCCGGCACGCGACCCACCTCATGTGGCATGACACCGCAGCGGGTGCCCCGCTCACCGACGTCGATTCGATCGAGTTCACAGCTATCTTCGAAGCGGAAGAATCGGGTACCTACCACATTGGAGGGTCTGGTATCGGTCGATTCGTCCTGGAACTCGATGGCGTCCAAGCGCTCAGTGAGATGGTGAGCCTTCCGCCAGGCGCTGATATGGTTGAGGTCCTCGCTCGCCCGCCGCAGGCATTCGCCACGATGGACCTCACCGCAGGGCAGCGAGTGTCGCTCAGGCTTCGCGTCGAACTCGCTGCGGGAGACTTCTCCTTCGGCGACGATGAACTTCCGATGATGCCGGTAATACAGATCAACGCAGGTCGAGTAACCGATGCTGACGCCGAGATCGAGGCGGCAGTGGAAGCCGCGCGGAACGCCGACGCCGCAATAGTCGTAGTCGGCACGACGGACGAGGTCGAAAGCGAAGGCTTCGATCGCACGTCGCTCTCGCTGCCAGGTCGACAGGATGAACTCGTGCGCCGCGTCGCGGAAGTGAACCCGCTAACCGTGGTTGTAGTGAATGCTGGTGCCCCCGTTCTGCTCCCGTGGGCGGATGACGTCGCTGCAGTGCTGCTGGCCTGGTTCCCCGGCCAAGAGGCCGGAAATGCCATCGCCGATGTACTGTTCGGCGCGGTTGAACCAGGTGGCCGCCTTCCTGTGAGCTGGCCAGCGAGCGAGGATGGCCACCCGTCGTTCATGCCGGAGAACGGCGTTCTGCGCTACAGCGAAGGGCTGTACATCGGCTACCGCGGCTACGAGAAGCACAGTCGCAGTCCGCAATACCCCTTTGGATTCGGCCTCGGATACACCGAGTGGAGTTACGACGAGATGTCCGTTGAAAAAGGCTCGGCGCGCATCCGTGTTCGCAATGCAGGGTCTCGTGCGGGACGTGAGGTTGTCCAGGTGTATGCATCTCGCCCGGACGGGCAGGTTGAACGTCCGGCGCGCTGGCTGGTCGGTTTCGCGGTTGTCGACGCTGCGGCGGGGGAGACGAAAGAGTTTGCGGTGCAACTCGCTCCGCGCGCATTCGAGCATTGGGACACCGATGCCGGACGCTGGTCAGTTGAGCCGGGCACCTTCGTTCTTCACGCGGGACGTTCCGTCGCTGATTTGCGCTTGCGCGCGGATTTGAGCGTTTTCCTGCCTTGA
- a CDS encoding HNH endonuclease signature motif containing protein — MFDNRVVLGGDIGEDLFRVADAELVARLRDLEVAQRRLQAAQALITAEIVARGVMGTFGYADAAGLLRDVLNVDAKDARQRARRAEMICATAGIDGSVVPATLPAAGAALREGEISASHVDVIDQVLSLFPPATERVFREEGERILTELARTNSPVVVRRAGREILDRLDPDGKEPDTEKLTQPRRELHLAWSVKGDRLRLSGYLDKESGVRLETLLSPLAKPRPAEDATPDLRSVSERCGDGLAELLEYTERAEQLPSQGGEPPRCTITMTIDQLLGHDDRPVKLNDHRAISAAEARRLACDAKIVPAVLGGESEVLDLGRAVRTASLAQRCALYLRDKGCVFPGCDRPPGWTQAHHIKEWCAQSGPTDLANLCLLCSYHHRLIHHSDWTIRVGTDGQPDIIPPVWLDPEQRPRRNTYHQACRAPARLRMRDTRKRPKHGARHGAQPSAP, encoded by the coding sequence ATGTTCGATAATCGTGTGGTGCTCGGGGGAGACATAGGGGAGGACTTGTTCCGCGTCGCGGACGCGGAACTGGTGGCGCGGCTGCGTGACTTGGAAGTGGCGCAGCGGCGTTTGCAGGCAGCGCAGGCGCTGATCACGGCTGAGATCGTTGCACGTGGCGTGATGGGAACCTTCGGCTACGCAGATGCCGCTGGGTTGCTGCGAGACGTCTTGAACGTCGACGCCAAAGATGCACGGCAGCGTGCCCGGCGAGCCGAAATGATTTGTGCGACCGCCGGAATCGATGGGTCGGTTGTGCCTGCGACGCTTCCGGCCGCTGGAGCCGCGCTGCGCGAAGGCGAAATCTCCGCCTCACACGTCGACGTGATCGATCAGGTACTCAGCCTGTTTCCGCCTGCAACGGAACGAGTCTTTCGTGAGGAGGGTGAACGAATCCTCACGGAGCTGGCGCGCACCAACAGCCCGGTGGTGGTACGCAGGGCAGGGCGAGAGATCCTTGACCGCCTCGATCCGGATGGTAAAGAACCCGATACAGAAAAATTGACGCAACCGCGCAGAGAACTGCACCTTGCCTGGAGCGTCAAAGGTGACCGGCTGCGGTTGTCCGGTTATCTGGACAAAGAGTCAGGCGTGCGGCTCGAAACCCTGCTTTCGCCATTGGCGAAGCCCCGGCCTGCCGAGGACGCTACGCCCGACCTGCGCAGCGTCAGTGAGCGCTGTGGTGACGGACTCGCTGAGTTGCTGGAATACACGGAACGGGCAGAGCAACTGCCCAGTCAGGGCGGGGAGCCACCGCGCTGCACGATCACTATGACGATCGATCAATTGCTGGGGCACGACGATCGCCCGGTGAAACTGAACGACCACCGTGCGATTTCTGCAGCCGAGGCCCGGCGGCTCGCGTGTGACGCCAAGATCGTCCCTGCCGTGCTCGGGGGTGAGAGTGAAGTGCTCGACCTTGGGCGCGCAGTGCGCACCGCGAGCCTCGCCCAGCGGTGTGCACTGTACTTGCGAGACAAGGGTTGTGTTTTCCCAGGATGTGACCGTCCGCCAGGGTGGACGCAGGCGCACCACATCAAAGAATGGTGTGCGCAGTCCGGTCCCACCGATCTCGCCAACCTGTGCCTGCTGTGCAGCTACCACCACCGGCTCATTCACCACAGTGACTGGACCATCCGCGTGGGTACTGACGGGCAGCCCGACATCATTCCGCCCGTGTGGCTCGACCCCGAGCAGCGTCCCAGGCGCAACACCTACCACCAGGCGTGCCGCGCCCCGGCTCGCCTGAGAATGCGAGACACGCGAAAGCGTCCCAAACACGGTGCCAGACACGGTGCTCAGCCCAGCGCGCCGTGA